TTAAATTGTTATGTAGTATGAATACTGCTTATacgaataaaaatagtaaccAAGCTTCAGAACAAGCTAAGAAATTTGCTGATGAATATACAGAACTGtttaatgataatgataatattgaCGGCAGTTCATACAGTAAAGTATTAGATGTTTTAtctaaatattataataacttTGAAAATGGAAGaactattaaatatataacaataaatcTTACTTCATTACCAACACAAAAAACACCCCAAAAAGGTAATCCAGAAGGTCCTGAAGTAACTAAAATAACTGAACCATCGAGTGAAACAGATAAATTAGATACTGAAACTATAATTCAGGGTTATGACACTACATTATCAGACTCATCACTAGTTAATAAATTAGTTATAGTTTTGCCGATATTAGCTGCAATACCAATTTGTTTGGGAAttgcttataaggtaaataataaggaatttaaaaattattttcattatatatatccaaacattaacaaaaaaatcaaacttttcttaaaatttttatattagtattcgttatttggatttcggaaacgatcaaaaaaacaacatttaagagaaaaactaaaaaaataaagaaaatggatcattaatttataattcgAAGAGTAATGCTTAttccaggaatagtaataatgattgatatatgttaagaaattgtctagttggaaataattaatttttgcataatttttatgttgtgggtcaggGCTAAGTATCatatcttttttaattttttataatttgaaaactaattaaatatatataccatcatgtatgtttaatcacgagATAAAGTCTAAATATGCAACTCAAAAGGGCCATAAGATAATATGAAAGGAGTcgcataacattttttcataagttataatactTATGTCTAATTCgttcatatatatgaaatgggcaatattataaattcccattatatattttattgctaTTTTTTGGAAAACTATACATAAGAACccttattaattattataaaagcATGTTAATCAAGGGagtatatttaattatctatgacaatatatttctttatttgacgaaacattttatttagtaaaacttattatttgcataatatttgttttaatttaaatcttattttataaccgaacaatataataattttatataccagagtataaattataattctaTTCATATTGAATATTCctctacattataatatgcCTTCAGGTAAATTAGCATgtttttaatgttaattaaacatattaccaatatataacaGGTaattataacatatatatgcatgaaatatcgatcgagaatcgataATATAACAtcatctatatatattattatgtttctAAGGCTTTTTGAaattttaattgtagttactattctctttttgtattaatagaagttgctTTATACgtcttaatttatttatcataaggtataataatagattaatcactattcatttttaaattttaaagatttgaagtataaataaataatattttaaaataattaaaaaataaaatataagtatattaataaaatttcacataatattttgttctattataaataatatggcAGATAAAAtagattattattatatacctatacatataaactagtaaaatattataccaataactaatattgaaatattttaattttgggaaacatatacaattacatattaattttatcgaaaagacacataataatacattataaatgtatcatttttatatatttgttaaagatccaaatcgggatatgtggttttatattatataaactGGGTAAATAGAGAAAAGGATAAAGAGTTAATTAATGTTAAATGCCATTtgattattttatattaacgcatattatattgtcgttgttttaccatagaattaataaaatataaaatattaataaattacttGAATACATATACATTATAACTATAgtagtaaaaaatataagataGAAATGAATTATGTAGAAAATTTAgcgaatatttattttaatttatacattaaaagaacaaatatatcttatctctctcctcctAAAAATCAATATGATAATCTAATTACGCatagttttttattattctttaaaatttgtatcaatagtatttatatgttaatatttaatattagctaagaataattttaaaaaaaaatatgtatttaaaaacttatttaagcttataaatagcttaataaatatgggttcagtgctaattgttgttttaaagaatggaaaaaatatgcataatatattataaaattgccTAATAAGGAATTCTTCTAAATTGaaatatataggaataaaaataaagttatcgGAGTCACtaaaatggattatgaatttatctatattcattaaaagcaatattaaaattatgtatatgtaataataaaatggaacaatgcaacttattttgaaaatgctATAATTTGAACAAAACTGTgatatatagtattagaaacaagtatataactatttaatattttttaaaaaattgctatttacataattttaaggattatagtaataatggatTTCTTAATTGTTTCGATTTTTGCAGGTTCaaaggtataaatatatttattaaagaattaaaaacaaatttgtATCTTTCTATATTGAGACAAATATAAGGGGATGTATTTTAAACTCATCACAAAATTTcttgaatttttataataaaattataatggatattgttaataataataaatttaacatAAATTGTGTTATACATATGTCCAAAATGTATTCATATCTCCAATTTATGGCAGTTTAGCTATTTtccataatttatatattaacttACTATAGTATTGTTactttatattaatttaaaattaatactaaaaataaaatgtgtttAACACAGATAATTGTTATATAGAAAATCCAAGTTTATGTCTCTTATTTTGAtgcaatatatatgaaattaatatGATGTACTTAATTTATAGTTCAAAGATAATTTTCCAATATGTCAATTAGTAAAGTGGTACTACAATTTCTTGAATGAAAATGTTTgttattacatatttttgatattatattatctatAGATTAATAATAAGTTAATTTTAatagacatttttatttgatttttttaaatgcttTCTTAGTGTAGAGAGCTTACTACTTTTTGGAGGCTTTTCCCCGATGGATTGAAAGATTCTGgagaatataaaattaatactgGATCGTTCAAGAAATACTGCCCTGAACAAAAATGCAATAGCGATATTGAAAAGAttaatgctggatgtttacggttaatttatgattttttcattaaatctGGTTTTTCAGCTGACCCCGATACTCTTAAGAATGATGCAGTATGCATTATAATATGGTTAGGTTATATTTTAAGCCTAAAGCCACCTAATGACATCAACACAATAAACGATTTTTATTATAGtcatatagaaaataacGAAGAGTACTCTAACCATAAAAATGTTGATACAACATATACCGATTATAAGAAGATCATAGACGAAACAAAGGAATATATGGATATTAATATTAGTaatatgtctaaattttatcaATTACTTAAATTGTTATGTAATATGTATACTGCTTATGCGGCAGGTAAAAGTACCGATGTTTCACAATATgctaataatttttttgatgaatataaaaaactttttgatgatgataataataataacgggAATTCatacaataaaatattaaatgttttatccaattattataataatattgaaacAGGTATTCGCTTTAATAATACACCAATAACTCGTCCTAAATTACCAACAGAAAAAGCACCCAAAAAGGATAATGTAGAAGGTATTAAAGTAACTAAAGAAACTGAAACATCGGGTGAAACAGATAAATTAGATACTGAAACGCCAACCCCAAGTTCTAACATTACATTATCAGAATCACCactagtaaataaattagttATAGTTTTACCGATATTAGCTGCAATACCATTTTTTTTGGGAATTGCTtacaaggtaaataataaggaattaaaaaattattttcattatatatatgcaaacgttaacaaaCAAATCATAcgtttattaacattttatattagtattcgttatttggatttcggaagcgatctaaaaaacatttaagagaaaaactaaacaaataaagaaaatggatcattaatatgtgattcgaagagtagtGACTATTTccggaatagtaataatgattgatatattttaagaaactgtctattccGAAATAATGTTTGATCATGGTTTTTGTGTTATGGGTCAGggataagtattatatctttttaaattttttataatttgaaaactaattaaatatatataccatcatgtatgtttaatcacgagATGAAGttcaaatatgcaaccaaaaaaggGATACcttcattaatatgaaaagggtcacataacatttttttataagttataatactTATGTCTAATTCgttcatatatatgaaatgggcaatattataactttgtattatatattttattgctaGTTTTGGGGTAACTATACATAAGAACCCttattatctattatataaggCTTGTTAGTCCagagctatattgaattatgcatatcataatatacaATGCATTTCTTTATTcgatgaaaattttatttattaaaacttattatttgtatcatttattttaatttaaatcatgttatccaactgaactgtaataatagatattcacAAAAGATAGATTCAtgaatatcgatcgagaatcgacaatgtAACAtagtctataaaatattattatgcttttaaggatttttgaagttttaattgtagttgatattctctttttgtattttacatttgtattaaagttaattagtaataatagaagttgttttatatattttaatttatttatcataaggcataatattatattaatcattattaatttttaatctttaatctttataattttgaagtataaataaattatattttaaaatagttaaaataaaaatataaagatattaataaattttcatattttgttctaataattataaacaatATGATAGATAATATGcgatattattatatgattatacatataatttaataaaatatcaataattaatattgaactgttgttttattgtgaaaccttcatataattaaatattaattttatagaaaagacataataatacattataaaggtatcatatatatatgttaaagatccaatttgggatatatgattttatattatagaaAACTGGATAAATAGAGAAAATGATAGACTCAATATTAAATGtcatttattattccatattaatgcgtattatattattagtgtttagtgaataatcattttataatttaaaacaacattacgttatcatagaattaataaaatatagaatttttaataaattatttgaatgcatatacattgataattataacaataaaatatataagataaaaatgaactatGTAGAAAATTTaacgaatatttatctaaatttatatattaaaagagaaaatatatcttatctctctcctcttaaaggccaatataacaacctaattatgcatagttttctattatactttaaaatttaaatcaatatttatttatatgttatatatttaatatttactatgtattattttaaaacaatttacattcaaagacttatttaaacTTATAAATACAGGTTCAGTACTAAATGTTGCTTTAAATCatggaaaaaatatgcaaaatatattataaaattacccaataaagAATACTTCTAAACtgaagtatataggaataaaaataaagttattggattcattaaaatgaattatgaatttatctatattaaataaaaacaaataaatttatgtaatttgcatagaaaatggaacAATTCAACTTATTTTgtgaatattataattttagaaaagattgtattatatattataagaaacaagtatataagtatttagtctatcttattaaataattatttatatactttaaggattataataataataactttcttgattttttatatgtgtgCAGTATTTAGTTTTAGGGAGTtgtttatgttttatattaaagcacgtgtataagtatatattttttaaattctttataaaattccttaaatttcacaataaaaatatgcaaaaggttattaataataattattttatgtataaattatattatatatacatatgatcAAATATGTATTAACCAATTATAATTTAAGACAATTTAGTAAATTCTAATAaaagtaaatataatatttctttagtaatattattctatattatttctaaattattattaaaaataacaatgtgTTTAATACGACAAATGTGATATAGGGGACTCATTTATAGGATATATTTTGtcagtatatatatacataaaaataacatgATGTAGATTAATctacaaattaaaaatggaATTCCATTATAATGGCTGATCGTTTggtatatttgttttttaacaatatttaattttattgtattatttgatattttattatctatatatCACTagtaaatttaattttaatgacattttgttaaatttgtttaaaattACTTCATAGTGCAATCAGTTTGATACATTAAGGAAGCTTTTTCAAGATGAATTGAAAGCATCTGgagaatataattttcaaaaggcaacatttaataaatattgtcCCAATGGAGAATGCAGTGCTGATACGGATATAGTTAACGCTGGGTGTTTATGGTTATTTAATCAATTTTTTGGTACATCTGGTACATCACATTACCATGATGTTTATAAGGATGTGACTGTAtgtattatgatatggttaagttataaattAAGCCTAAAGCCACCTGAAAACATCAACACATTAAaagaattttattataattatatagaaaataacaCGGAGTACACTAAGAATAAACTTAATGATGGGAAATTTAAAAGTTATAAGGAAATCATAGATGAAATAAAGGGATATATGGATATTAATATTAGTTATATGTCTAAATTTGATGAATTACTTAAATTACTATGTAAGATGAATACTTCTTATACGAAAGGTAAAAGTACCATTTTTTCAGAAGATGCTAATAAATTTgttgataaatataaagacctccttaatgataatattaatattgacAACAGTCCATACAGTAAAATATTACTTATTTTATCCAATTATTATagtaattttgaaaaaaacaGAGCTATTCGTAATACACAAATGAAATTTCCACCATTACCAACAGAAAAAATACCCAAAAAAGATCATGTAGAAGGTATTAAAGTAACTAAAGAAACTGAACCATCGAGTGAAACAGATCAGTCATATATTGCAACGACAAACCTGATTGCTAACACTACATTATCAGACTCATCactagtaaataaattaattatagttttatcgatattagctgcaatagcattttttttaggaatttcatATAAGGTAagtaataaggaattaataaatataatatttaaaaattattttcgtGATTCTTTATATGCGATtgtcaaaaaatatataatacatttccatttttatgttagtattcattatttggatttcggaaacgatctcaaaaacaaaaattaagagaaaagctaaaaaaataaagaagaaaatggatcattaatatatgattcgaagagtagtGACTATTcgaggaatagtaataatgattaatatgttaagaaattgtctatttgaaaataattaatttttgcataatttttatgttgtgggacccatattggggttaggattaagtattatattgtatttaattttttataattgaatgctaattaaatatatgtaccattCCTATATGTTTAATCTCGACCTGAAATCCAAATATGTAACCCCCAAAGGGGTActtccattaatatgaaaggggtcgtataacattttttcattgttataatatattcaattgagtgttaatatagatattggctatatattaattcatattatgctatatcacaattgtctattatataaaatatgttaatctgtggttatattgaattatgtataacacaatatgtttctttatttgatgaaaatttatttagtaaaacttattatttgtgtcattattatttttgtttaattataaCTTTCCAACAAAACTACATAGTAATCTTATATATAAGTCTATAGTATATGACTAGAATCATTTGGAATAACTgtttacattataatataccttcacGTTAAtgggtatatttttattgttaattaaacatattaccaatatataatagatattcacAAAAGATAGATTCAtgaatatcgatcgagaatcgacaatgtAACAtagtctataaaata
This sequence is a window from Plasmodium yoelii strain 17X genome assembly, chromosome: 1. Protein-coding genes within it:
- a CDS encoding PIR protein; this translates as MAVSKMCGEFTTLWKLFPDGLKDSGEYHFTNSLFKNYCPDGNCNNDIDKINAGCLRLFNDLFGKSGFSIDSNALKNDAVCIMIWLGYILSLKSHPGINTLNDFYSSHIQNNTKYTEHKIDDQKYNNYKNIIDEIKEYMDINISHMAKFYELLKLLCSMNTAYTNKNSNQASEQAKKFADEYTELFNDNDNIDGSSYSKVLDVLSKYYNNFENGRTIKYITINLTSLPTQKTPQKGNPEGPEVTKITEPSSETDKLDTETIIQGYDTTLSDSSLVNKLVIVLPILAAIPICLGIAYKYSLFGFRKRSKKQHLREKLKK
- a CDS encoding PIR protein, with the protein product MSISKVCRELTTFWRLFPDGLKDSGEYKINTGSFKKYCPEQKCNSDIEKINAGCLRLIYDFFIKSGFSADPDTLKNDAVCIIIWLGYILSLKPPNDINTINDFYYSHIENNEEYSNHKNVDTTYTDYKKIIDETKEYMDINISNMSKFYQLLKLLCNMYTAYAAGKSTDVSQYANNFFDEYKKLFDDDNNNNGNSYNKILNVLSNYYNNIETGIRFNNTPITRPKLPTEKAPKKDNVEGIKVTKETETSGETDKLDTETPTPSSNITLSESPLVNKLVIVLPILAAIPFFLGIAYKYSLFGFRKRSKKHLREKLNK
- a CDS encoding PIR protein, whose protein sequence is MADRLCNQFDTLRKLFQDELKASGEYNFQKATFNKYCPNGECSADTDIVNAGCLWLFNQFFGTSGTSHYHDVYKDVTVCIMIWLSYKLSLKPPENINTLKEFYYNYIENNTEYTKNKLNDGKFKSYKEIIDEIKGYMDINISYMSKFDELLKLLCKMNTSYTKGKSTIFSEDANKFVDKYKDLLNDNINIDNSPYSKILLILSNYYSNFEKNRAIRNTQMKFPPLPTEKIPKKDHVEGIKVTKETEPSSETDQSYIATTNLIANTTLSDSSLVNKLIIVLSILAAIAFFLGISYKYSLFGFRKRSQKQKLREKLKK